A genomic stretch from Schistosoma haematobium chromosome 2, whole genome shotgun sequence includes:
- the MRPL12 gene encoding Ribosomal protein (EggNog:ENOG410VEUI~COG:J), with product MNLFKLGRTVSYCSFYNVLSKPYTQMATNLGADKDLVPPSFSADNKEYPKHIHEIVNRISSLTLLEVADLSELLQKKLNIKNTGPMMPMMVQAPTNQPPEEPEEQQAPTKTAFSVKLVKFDAAKKSNLLKRSNKLFQR from the exons ATGAACCTATTTAAACTTGGCAGGACCGTTTCTTATTGTTCGTTTTATAATGTCCTTTCAAAACCATATACGCAAATGGCAACAAATCTGGGAGCAGATAAGGATTTAGTCCCTCCTTCCTTTAGTGCTGATAATAAGGAGTATCCAAAACACATACATGAGATTGTAAATCGTATCAGTTCCCTAACATTATTAGAAGTCGCAGACTTGTCAGAACTGTTACAAAAAAAGTTAAACATCAAG AATACCGGGCCCATGATGCCTATGATGGTTCAAGCGCCAACAAACCAACCTCCCGAAGAGCCTGAAGAACAACAAGCGCCTACGAAAACTGCATTTTCAGTCAAGCTAGTGAAATTTGATGCAGCAAAAAAATCCAACTTATTAAAGAGATCAAACAAGTTATTCCAGAGATGA